A single genomic interval of Nitrosomonadales bacterium harbors:
- the rapZ gene encoding RNase adapter RapZ, with protein sequence MQLFLISGLSGSGKSVALKTLEDAGFYCVDNLPADLLPALIDNLQQSGNTQIAVSIDVRSGGSVQQLPQHIAQLKQQRQDVHLLFLDAQTDTLVKRFSETRRLHPLNDGERTLTECVARERELLAEISGIGHRIDTSELGANALRAWVKAFIRLDRARLTLLFQSFGFKNGIPLDADMVFDVRCLPNPHYDPALRPLTGRDPAVIEFLQHAPDAQKMYQDIRSFVESWLPSYIADNRSYLTVAIGCTGGQHRSVYLAEKLARHFEGQQQVLVRHRGLT encoded by the coding sequence ATGCAGCTGTTCCTGATCAGCGGCCTGTCCGGCTCCGGCAAAAGCGTCGCGTTGAAGACGCTGGAGGATGCCGGTTTCTATTGCGTGGATAACCTGCCTGCCGACCTGCTCCCAGCCTTGATCGACAACCTGCAACAATCCGGGAATACTCAGATTGCGGTGAGCATCGATGTGCGCAGCGGCGGCAGCGTGCAACAACTGCCGCAGCATATCGCACAGCTAAAACAGCAAAGACAGGACGTACACCTGCTATTCCTGGATGCGCAGACCGACACCCTGGTGAAACGTTTCTCCGAAACGCGCCGCCTGCACCCGCTGAACGACGGGGAGCGCACCCTGACCGAATGCGTGGCGCGCGAACGCGAGTTGCTGGCCGAAATCAGCGGCATCGGCCATCGCATCGACACCAGCGAACTGGGCGCCAATGCGCTGCGCGCCTGGGTCAAGGCATTCATCCGGCTCGACCGTGCACGCCTCACCCTGCTGTTCCAGTCGTTCGGGTTCAAGAACGGCATCCCGCTCGATGCCGACATGGTGTTCGACGTGCGCTGCCTGCCCAATCCACACTATGACCCGGCGTTGCGCCCACTCACCGGGCGCGATCCCGCGGTGATCGAATTCCTGCAGCATGCACCCGACGCGCAGAAAATGTACCAGGACATCCGTTCCTTCGTCGAAAGCTGGCTGCCCAGCTACATCGCCGACAACCGCAGCTACCTGACCGTCGCCATCGGATGCACCGGCGGGCAACACCGCTCGGTGTATCTCGCAGAAAAGCTCGCGCGCCACTTTGAAGGGCAACAGCAAGTGCTGGTACGCCATCGCGGGCTCACCTGA
- a CDS encoding Gx transporter family protein, whose product MTASIIKLDTTSEDHHIARMAAVALGLTVLESAFPSPLPGVKPGLANIVTLIVLARFGWHIAAWVTLLRVVAGSLLFGNFLAPGFFLSLFGALLSLLVLAFAQHLPQRWFGPVTHSILAAFAHISGQMLVVYLWLIPHSGIAYLVPVFAAAALVFGTVNGLVAARFMDGNKNR is encoded by the coding sequence ATGACAGCCTCAATTATTAAACTCGATACGACCTCAGAAGATCATCATATCGCGCGGATGGCGGCGGTCGCTCTCGGGCTGACCGTACTCGAGAGCGCCTTCCCGTCGCCGCTGCCCGGCGTAAAACCCGGGCTGGCCAACATTGTCACATTGATCGTACTGGCGCGTTTCGGCTGGCATATCGCAGCATGGGTGACTCTGCTGCGCGTAGTTGCGGGCAGCCTGCTGTTCGGCAACTTCCTCGCACCCGGTTTTTTCCTCAGCCTGTTCGGTGCGCTGCTCAGTCTGCTGGTGCTCGCCTTTGCGCAACACCTGCCGCAACGCTGGTTCGGCCCGGTCACTCACAGCATCCTCGCCGCCTTCGCACACATCTCCGGACAGATGCTGGTGGTTTACCTGTGGCTCATTCCACACAGCGGGATCGCCTACCTGGTTCCTGTCTTTGCCGCCGCAGCGCTGGTGTTTGGCACAGTGAACGGGTTGGTCGCGGCAAGATTCATGGACGGCAACAAAAACCGTTAG
- a CDS encoding NusG domain II-containing protein, with amino-acid sequence MQTVALRYIRPGDWLTLALGCLCVALVTLNLWNSEPASKAIIRSSGKIFREVPLSRDQQIEVPGRLGTSVITIEQRRARISLDPSPRQYCVRQGWLQHAGEVAICLPNEVSVELAGGEKKYDSLNY; translated from the coding sequence ATGCAAACCGTCGCGTTGCGTTACATCAGGCCAGGTGACTGGCTGACGCTGGCGCTGGGTTGCCTGTGTGTGGCACTGGTCACACTCAATTTATGGAACAGCGAACCCGCCAGCAAGGCCATCATCCGCAGCAGCGGAAAGATATTTCGCGAAGTGCCGCTGTCGCGTGACCAGCAGATCGAGGTGCCGGGCCGGCTCGGCACCAGCGTCATCACCATCGAACAACGCAGGGCACGCATCAGCTTGGATCCCAGTCCGCGCCAATATTGCGTGCGCCAGGGATGGCTGCAACATGCCGGTGAAGTCGCCATCTGCCTGCCCAACGAAGTGAGTGTAGAGCTGGCGGGAGGCGAAAAAAAATATGACAGCCTCAATTATTAA
- a CDS encoding HPr kinase/phosphorylase, translating into MSQINIRQLFEDKQARLELSRVAGTDGVGHIIDSDKVNASNKGVVGHLNLIHPNWVQVLSETELNYLNNLSEGQRNIAFDQIERSGTTCLIVAGTSDIPSELIAFADRTNIPLFSSPKPSVYLMWLIRHYLAKELAESTSRHGVFLDVLGVGVMITGESAVGKSELGLELITRGSGLVADDIVELHHIAPDTLEGRCPELLRDFLEVRGLGVLNIRTMFGETAVRRKKSLKLIVNLHRPPDDDLSRIDRLPINATHQEILGVSISTVNIPVVAGRNLAVLVEAAARNFVLHQRGINTMQEFIARHNQMLHEE; encoded by the coding sequence ATGAGCCAGATCAATATCCGGCAACTGTTCGAAGACAAACAGGCGCGTCTTGAACTCAGCCGCGTGGCCGGGACCGACGGCGTCGGCCACATCATCGACAGCGACAAGGTGAATGCCTCCAACAAGGGGGTGGTCGGCCATCTCAATCTGATCCACCCGAACTGGGTGCAGGTACTCAGCGAGACCGAGCTGAACTATCTGAACAACCTGAGCGAGGGACAACGCAACATTGCATTCGATCAGATCGAACGGAGCGGCACGACCTGCCTGATCGTGGCCGGCACGAGCGACATACCGTCTGAACTGATAGCCTTCGCCGATCGCACCAACATCCCGCTGTTCTCTTCTCCAAAACCCAGCGTCTACCTGATGTGGCTGATCCGCCACTATCTCGCCAAGGAACTGGCGGAATCGACCTCGCGCCACGGCGTGTTCCTTGATGTGCTGGGCGTCGGCGTGATGATCACCGGCGAGAGCGCGGTCGGCAAAAGCGAACTGGGGCTCGAACTCATCACACGCGGCAGCGGACTGGTCGCCGACGATATCGTCGAATTGCACCATATCGCTCCGGACACGCTGGAAGGACGCTGCCCGGAACTGTTGCGCGATTTCCTCGAAGTGCGCGGGCTGGGTGTGTTGAACATCCGCACGATGTTCGGCGAAACAGCCGTGCGGCGCAAAAAAAGCCTCAAACTTATCGTAAACCTGCACCGCCCACCGGATGACGACCTGTCCAGGATCGACCGTCTGCCAATCAACGCCACGCACCAGGAAATCCTGGGCGTCAGCATCAGCACCGTCAACATCCCCGTTGTGGCGGGACGCAATCTCGCCGTCCTGGTCGAGGCCGCAGCGCGCAATTTCGTGCTGCACCAGCGCGGCATCAACACCATGCAGGAATTCATCGCGCGGCATAACCAGATGCTGCACGAGGAATAA
- a CDS encoding UbiX family flavin prenyltransferase has translation MARMKTITLAFTGASGLPYGMRLLECLLQGGHQVHLVYSQAAQMVAKQELDFTLPSRPQDAEQMLADRIGTFSGELKVFGIQDWYAPMASGSNPGDAMVVCPCTMGTLGKIAGGISDDLICRAADVMLKERRTLIIAPREMPFSTIHLENMLKLSHAGAIIMSPNPGFYHHPQSVQDIVDFVVARILDHLDIAQKLIKPWGDD, from the coding sequence ATAGCTCGTATGAAAACCATCACCCTCGCCTTCACTGGCGCTTCCGGCCTGCCCTACGGCATGCGCCTGCTCGAATGCCTGCTGCAAGGCGGCCATCAGGTGCACCTTGTCTATTCTCAGGCAGCGCAGATGGTCGCCAAGCAGGAACTGGATTTCACCCTGCCCAGCCGCCCGCAGGACGCGGAGCAGATGCTCGCAGACCGCATCGGCACATTCAGCGGCGAACTCAAGGTGTTCGGCATCCAGGACTGGTATGCCCCGATGGCTTCCGGCTCCAATCCCGGCGACGCGATGGTGGTGTGTCCCTGCACCATGGGCACGCTCGGCAAGATCGCCGGGGGCATCAGCGACGACCTGATCTGCCGCGCCGCCGATGTAATGCTGAAGGAAAGACGCACGTTGATCATAGCCCCCAGAGAAATGCCTTTCTCAACCATCCATCTGGAGAACATGCTCAAGCTCTCGCACGCCGGCGCCATCATCATGTCGCCGAATCCGGGGTTCTACCATCATCCGCAGAGCGTGCAGGACATCGTGGATTTTGTGGTGGCGCGCATCCTCGATCATCTGGACATTGCACAAAAGTTGATAAAACCATGGGGGGACGATTAA
- a CDS encoding RNA polymerase factor sigma-54 — MKASLQLRMSQQLTLTPQLQQAIRLLQLSTQDMHQEVARMLDENPMLELAEESAPQPFSGEPRGSLGETEPAPSRDSDRGEDDFGNEPADWMIGGGMARSIDDEDDSYPEQAAGHATLREHLHDQLTTSTLDANDRKVVGMLIDALDQNGYLAQDLAELAGMLPEELDITLDDLETALVQLQHLDLPGLGARNLSECLALQLKAMPEDVPQRDLAIRLVTHHLDLVAAHDFARIKRLLRCSDDNLRAAQSLITGLNPKPGAGFDQSVADYVVPDVIVEKHGGKWRARLNVDAMPRLRVNQIYANILKQRDEKNATQLATQLQEAKWLIKNLQQRFETILRVAQAIVERQGNFLEHGEIGMRPLVLREIAEALELHESTVSRSTVQKFMLTPRGIYEFKHFFGSGLATESGGTCSSTAIRELIRQLVSAEDSRKPLTDSRMSEILARQGIVVARRTIAKYRDALHILPVNLRKSL; from the coding sequence ATGAAAGCATCTCTTCAACTTCGGATGTCCCAGCAACTGACGCTTACACCTCAGTTGCAGCAGGCCATCCGGCTACTCCAGCTCTCCACGCAGGACATGCATCAGGAAGTCGCGCGCATGCTTGACGAGAACCCGATGCTGGAACTGGCCGAGGAATCTGCTCCCCAGCCTTTCTCCGGCGAACCTCGGGGCAGCTTGGGCGAGACCGAGCCCGCGCCATCGCGCGACAGCGACCGCGGCGAGGACGATTTCGGCAATGAACCTGCCGACTGGATGATCGGCGGCGGCATGGCGCGCAGCATCGACGACGAGGACGATTCCTATCCGGAACAGGCTGCCGGCCATGCCACACTACGCGAACACCTGCACGACCAACTGACTACCAGCACGCTGGATGCGAATGACCGCAAGGTGGTCGGCATGCTGATCGACGCGCTGGACCAGAACGGTTATCTGGCGCAAGACCTGGCCGAACTGGCCGGGATGCTGCCCGAAGAACTGGACATCACACTGGACGACCTGGAAACCGCGCTGGTACAACTGCAACATCTCGACCTGCCCGGTCTGGGTGCTCGCAACCTGAGCGAATGTCTGGCGTTGCAACTCAAGGCGATGCCCGAGGACGTGCCGCAACGTGACCTTGCGATCCGGCTGGTCACCCACCACCTCGACCTAGTGGCAGCACACGACTTTGCCAGAATCAAAAGGCTGTTGCGCTGCTCGGATGACAATCTGCGCGCCGCCCAGAGCCTGATCACCGGCCTGAATCCGAAACCCGGCGCCGGGTTCGACCAAAGCGTCGCCGATTATGTTGTGCCCGACGTGATCGTGGAGAAACACGGCGGCAAATGGCGCGCGCGGCTCAACGTCGATGCGATGCCCAGGCTGCGCGTCAACCAGATCTATGCCAACATCCTGAAGCAGCGCGACGAGAAGAATGCCACGCAACTCGCCACACAATTGCAGGAAGCGAAATGGCTGATCAAAAACCTGCAACAGCGTTTCGAAACCATCCTGCGCGTCGCCCAGGCCATCGTCGAGCGTCAGGGCAACTTTCTTGAGCACGGCGAGATCGGCATGCGCCCGCTGGTATTGCGCGAGATCGCCGAGGCGCTGGAATTGCACGAATCAACCGTCTCGCGCAGCACGGTGCAGAAATTCATGCTGACCCCGCGCGGCATCTACGAATTCAAACATTTCTTTGGCAGCGGCCTGGCCACGGAAAGCGGCGGCACCTGCTCCTCCACTGCAATACGCGAACTGATCAGGCAACTGGTCAGTGCGGAAGACTCGCGCAAACCGCTTACCGACAGCCGCATGTCGGAAATCTTGGCACGGCAGGGCATCGTTGTCGCCCGGCGTACCATAGCAAAGTACCGGGATGCATTGCATATACTCCCGGTGAATCTACGTAAATCACTCTAA
- a CDS encoding PTS sugar transporter subunit IIA yields MNLISKILSPDNILLDTESTSKKRIFERVGLLFENNQQIARSQVFDSLFAREKLGSTGLGQGVAIPHGRIAKLRDATAAFVKTANPIPFDAPDGQPVSMICVLLVPERATDLHLQILGELAQMFSDQSFRNRLNACTDAASIHQLIYDWNSSA; encoded by the coding sequence ATGAACCTGATCAGCAAAATTCTTTCGCCAGACAACATCCTGCTGGACACCGAATCCACCAGCAAGAAGCGTATTTTCGAACGCGTCGGCCTGTTATTCGAGAACAACCAGCAAATTGCGCGCAGCCAGGTATTCGACAGCCTGTTCGCCCGCGAAAAACTCGGCTCGACCGGACTGGGGCAAGGCGTGGCCATCCCGCATGGCCGCATCGCAAAACTTCGCGACGCCACCGCCGCCTTCGTCAAGACCGCGAATCCGATTCCTTTCGATGCGCCTGACGGACAGCCGGTGAGCATGATCTGCGTGCTGCTGGTACCGGAACGCGCCACCGACCTGCATCTGCAGATCCTCGGCGAACTGGCTCAGATGTTCAGCGACCAGTCGTTCCGCAATCGCCTGAACGCCTGTACCGATGCCGCGAGCATCCATCAATTGATCTACGACTGGAACAGCTCGGCATGA
- the mutY gene encoding A/G-specific adenine glycosylase: protein MDRFAARLIRWQRRHGRHDLPWQGQDAYRVWLSEIMLQQTQVATVIPYYRRFITSFPDISLLAAASEEQVLAHWSGLGYYARGRNLHKAGQFIVAQHGGKFPCKFEDILKLPGIGRSTAAAICALAYHERHAILDGNVKRVLARYCGIAGWPGDRRVEALLWQQAETLLPRSGVATYTQALMDVGATVCTRSKPKCGECPVQAGCVAFNTGRTNELPTPRPKKSVPERQATFLLLMHGNDILLEKRPGNGIWGGLWCPPQFDDEIAARDWFLRNGMSASEGEELVVFTHTFTHFKLHITPLLIRLPCKPLYAIQPGSLWLDMEEALRAAIPTPVRSMLKKIKSCGAYKYSALHRMKVKRCAG from the coding sequence GTGGATCGTTTCGCGGCGCGTCTCATTCGCTGGCAACGCCGGCATGGTCGCCACGACCTGCCTTGGCAGGGGCAGGATGCCTACCGGGTGTGGCTGTCCGAGATTATGCTGCAGCAGACGCAGGTCGCCACCGTCATTCCGTATTACCGGCGTTTCATCACCTCATTTCCTGACATCTCTTTGCTGGCCGCAGCCAGCGAAGAGCAGGTGCTTGCACACTGGAGCGGCCTCGGGTACTACGCGCGCGGACGCAACCTGCACAAGGCTGGGCAGTTCATCGTCGCGCAACATGGCGGCAAATTCCCATGCAAATTTGAAGATATCCTCAAGCTGCCCGGCATCGGTCGTTCCACCGCCGCAGCGATCTGCGCACTGGCGTATCACGAACGGCATGCGATCCTGGACGGTAACGTCAAGCGTGTGCTGGCGCGCTACTGCGGCATCGCCGGGTGGCCTGGTGACAGGCGGGTGGAAGCGCTCTTGTGGCAACAGGCCGAAACCTTGCTGCCCCGTAGCGGAGTCGCCACTTACACACAGGCGCTGATGGATGTCGGCGCGACCGTCTGTACGCGCAGCAAGCCGAAATGCGGCGAGTGCCCGGTACAGGCCGGCTGTGTCGCATTCAACACCGGTCGTACCAATGAGTTGCCCACGCCGCGCCCGAAGAAGTCTGTGCCTGAGCGGCAGGCCACGTTTTTATTGCTGATGCACGGCAATGACATCCTGCTGGAGAAGCGCCCCGGCAACGGTATCTGGGGTGGGTTATGGTGTCCGCCGCAGTTCGACGATGAGATAGCGGCCAGGGACTGGTTCCTGCGAAACGGAATGAGTGCGAGCGAAGGAGAGGAACTGGTGGTCTTCACCCACACCTTTACGCACTTCAAGCTGCACATCACGCCACTGCTGATCCGACTGCCGTGCAAACCTTTGTATGCCATACAACCTGGCAGTTTGTGGCTGGATATGGAGGAAGCGTTGCGGGCGGCGATACCGACGCCGGTAAGAAGCATGCTGAAGAAAATCAAATCATGCGGGGCTTATAAATACAGCGCATTGCACCGGATGAAAGTCAAGCGCTGCGCGGGTTAA
- the raiA gene encoding ribosome-associated translation inhibitor RaiA has product MNLHLTGRHLEITPAIRDYATGKFGKIKRHFDNVIDVNIILSVQKLKQKAEATIHISGKDVFVECEDENLYAAIDALVDRLDRQVIKHKEKLSARRHDDSGKHAAGE; this is encoded by the coding sequence ATGAACCTCCATCTAACCGGACGCCATCTGGAAATCACTCCCGCGATCCGCGACTATGCAACCGGGAAGTTCGGCAAGATCAAGCGGCATTTCGACAACGTGATTGACGTAAACATCATCCTTTCGGTGCAGAAGCTGAAACAGAAAGCCGAAGCCACCATCCATATCAGCGGCAAGGACGTTTTCGTGGAATGCGAGGACGAGAACCTGTATGCTGCGATCGATGCGCTCGTCGATCGCCTGGATCGCCAGGTGATCAAGCACAAGGAAAAGCTGTCGGCACGACGCCACGACGATTCCGGCAAACATGCCGCAGGGGAATAA